One part of the Phoenix dactylifera cultivar Barhee BC4 chromosome 4, palm_55x_up_171113_PBpolish2nd_filt_p, whole genome shotgun sequence genome encodes these proteins:
- the LOC103714217 gene encoding uncharacterized protein LOC103714217: MYNSLTDQLDIHIDCRMKSLCKNKKMDPISEYNGDTMRSLGHGTGTVQCPIFLAPARVPVANLVATPETGEKASRNKKKLEPVTRDGTALTTKDSWPLSGPPSPCPNLEIPMKSETSTSMPMSTSMTTSCMKSGDARISDSCVSVIRVSTGSTCSDSLDSFTTASIKRHTGSESR; the protein is encoded by the exons ATGTATAATTCTTTGACGGACCAGCTTG ATATTCACATTGACTGTAGGATGAAATCATTGTGCAAGAACAAAAAAATGGATCCAATTTCAGAGTATAATGGTGATACAATGAGAAGTCTGGGTCATGGAACAGGAACTGTCCAGTGTCCTATATTTCTTGCCCCTGCCCGAGTACCTGTTGCGAATCTAGTAGCGACACCAGAGACAGGGGAGAAAGCATCAAGGAACAAGAAAAAATTGGAACCAGTCACCAGAGATGGTACTGCTTTGACAACAAAGGATTCATGGCCACTGTCAGGCCCCCCAAGCCCCTGCCCTAACCTGGAAATACCAATGAAATCAGAGACATCAACTTCAATGCCCATGTCAACCTCAATGACAACATCATGCATGAAGTCCGGTGATGCAAGGATCAGCGATTCATGTGTCTCTGTCATCCGAGTTAGCACTGGTAGCACCTGTAGTGACAGCTTAGACAGTTTCACCACAGCATCCATCAAGCGGCACACTGGAAGTGAGTCTCGTTAG
- the LOC113460934 gene encoding serine/threonine-protein kinase AGC1-7-like — translation MSFFMPTHFQHKKSQNSSSLSDFDLSLWCSINPTLVKSSSSHADISESMLDSEHAVQGCIQPTAFFPCILPKRNRKSKSDFGLEKGALPELMAEPMNARSMSFVGTHGYLAFESIRGEGHGSAADWWTFGIFLYELMHGTTPFKGSGNRDALFNVVGQPLKFPGMPVMSSAARDLIRSLLAKDPQKKIAYQRGATDIKQHPFFEGANRALVRSSTPYHIPEPVDFARFARKEVHNAGKKAAGNGINGNGVSKGNTNDSSHLDFEYF, via the exons AtgtccttcttcatgccaacccATTTCCAGCACAAGAAG TCACAAAATTCCTCTTCTTTATCTGACTTTGACCTGTCGCTGTGGTGCTCCATCAACCCAACCCTTGTCAAGTCCTCCTCCTCCCATGCTGACATCAGTGAAAGCATGCTTGATAGCGAGCATGCAGTGCAGGGCTGTATCCAACCAACTGCATTCTTTCCCTGCATACTTCCTAAGAGGAACCGGAAATCCAAATCAGACTTTGGCCTTGAAAAAGGGGCCCTCCCAGAACTAATGGCGGAGCCAATGAATGCACGCTCAATGTCATTCGTCGGGACTCATGGGTATCTGGCCTTTGAGAGCATCCGAGGAGAGGGCCATGGGAGTGCAGCTGACTGGTGGACGTTTGGCATCTTTTTATATGAGCTAATGCATGGGACAACCCCTTTCAAGGGGTCGGGAAATCGAGATGCACTTTTTAATGTAGTAGGCCAGCCATTGAAGTTCCCAGGGATGCCAGTCATGAGTTCAGCTGCCCGAGACCTCATTCGCAGCCTCCTGGCGAAGGACCCACAGAAAAAGATTGCATACCAAAGAGGTGCTACAGATATTAAGCAGCATCCATTTTTTGAGGGGGCGAACCGGGCATTGGTGAGGAGCTCCACACCATATCATATACCTGAACCAGTGGACTTTGCACGATTTGCTCGCAAGGAAGTTCATAATGCTGGGAAGAAGGCCGCTGGAAATGGCATTAATGGTAATGGCGTAAGTAAGGGCAATACAAATGATTCTTCGCATCTTGATTTCGAGTATTTTTGA
- the LOC103714188 gene encoding leucine-rich repeat receptor-like serine/threonine-protein kinase BAM3 — MALFLSLLLLFLFSASSASPTNSLSLSLRKQASILVSLKQSLYASDFLLESWNMSNHAALCSWAGLRCDDAKRLVVELNISNSNISGFISPAVAELKGLRYLSVAGNSLAGEFPPIITKLSGLRHLNISNNQFNGTLAWKFYTMVELEVFDAYNNDFSGSLPVGLSMLPKLRHLDLGGNYFSGAIPTSYGDFKALGYLSLAGNDLSGFIPTELGNLGSLEQLYLGYYNEFDGGIPAELGKLANLIHLDLSSCGLEGEIPPQLGNLEKLDTLFLHANQLTGIIPPQLGNLSSLRYLDISNNALTGEIPKEFSKLQELVLLHMFMNRFHGEIPKFMAELPNMETLMLWQNNFTGTIPPELGRNGKLRELDLSDNKLTGVVPKGLCFGRRLEILILLNNFLFGPLPDDLGECTTLSRVRMGQNYLSGSIPRGFLYLPELSLMELQNNYLTGVIAEEPAKKPAKLGQLNLSNNRLFGTIPSSIGNFSALQILLLGGNQFAGPVPPQVGLLKHVLKIDMSRNNFSGTIPPEMGDCLLLTYLDLSQNQLSGPIPARISQIRILNYLNVSWNHLNQSIPKEIGSMKSLTSADFSHNDFSGRIPETGQFAYFNASSYLANPQLCGSVSNPCNFSVASQLRSDQHHGVKSQLPGKFKLLFSLGLLTCSIVFAATVVIKTRSMIRRNSKSWKLTAFQKLDFGSEDIVECLKENYIIGRGGAGIVYRGTMPNGEQVAVKRLLGISKGSSHDNGFSAEIQTLGKIRHRYIVRLLAFCTNKETNLLVYEYMRSGSLGEVLHGKRGGYLNWQIRLRIATEAAKGLCYLHHDCCPPILHRDVKSNNILLDADFEAHVADFGLAKYLRDTGASECMSAIAGSYGYIAPEYAYTLKVDEKSDVYSFGVVLLELITGRRPVGDFGEEGLDIVQWARMNTNWSKEGVVKILDPRLINVPLEEAMQVFFVGMLCVQEQSVERPTMREVVQMLEQTKQPFGFQTR, encoded by the exons AtggctctctttctctctctcctcctcctcttcctcttctctgctTCCTCTGCTTCTCCCACCAATTCACTGAGTTTATCTCTACGGAAGCAAGCCTCCATCTTGGTTTCCCTCAAACAGTCTTTATACGCTTCAGACTTCTTACTCGAGAGCTGGAACATGTCGAACCATGCAGCCCTTTGCTCCTGGGCTGGTCTCCGATGCGACGACGCCAAGCGTTTAGTAGTTGAGCTCAACATATCCAACTCAAACATCTCTGGTTTCATCTCCCCAGCAGTAGCTGAGCTCAAGGGTCTTCGTTACCTGTCAGTCGCGGGCAACAGCCTCGCGGGCGAGTTCCCACCTATCATCACTAAGCTCTCGGGCCTCCGACATCTCAACATCTCCAACAACCAGTTTAATGGTACCTTGGCATGGAAATTCTATACGATGGTGGAGCTAGAAGTGTTTGACGCTTACAATAATGACTTCTCTGGCTCTCTTCCTGTTGGCCTTTCCATGCTACCGAAGCTCCGGCACCTGGACCTCGGCGGGAATTACTTCTCAGGAGCCATCCCGACGAGCTATGGCGATTTCAAGGCGCTGGGCTATCTCTCGCTCGCCGGAAATGATCTGAGTGGGTTCATACCCACCGAACTTGGTAACCTCGGTAGTCTAGAGCAGCTCTACTTGGGTTACTACAATGAGTTCGACGGCGGAATCCCGGCTGAGCTTGGGAAGTTGGCCAATCTGATCCATCTCGACCTCTCTAGCTGCGGCTTGGAGGGCGAGATCCCTCCCCAGTTGGGCAATCTCGAGAAGCTGGACACTCTCTTCCTGCATGCTAATCAGCTCACTGGCATCATTCCTCCCCAGTTAGGCAACTTGAGCAGTTTGAGATACCTCGACATCTCAAACAACGCTCTGACCGGCGAGATCCCAAAAGAGTTCTCCAAGCTCCAGGAGCTCGTCTTGCTGCATATGTTCATGAACCGGTTTCATGGCGAAATCCCAAAGTTCATGGCAGAGCTTCCCAATATGGAGACCTTGATGCTCTGGCAGAACAACTTCACCGGGACAATCCCTCCTGAGCTCGGGAGGAACGGGAAGCTCCGAGAGCTCGACCTGTCTGACAACAAGCTCACCGGAGTAGTCCCGAAAGGTCTCTGTTTCGGTAGGAGGCTGGAGATATTAATTCTTCTCAACAACTTTCTCTTCGGTCCCTTGCCGGATGATCTCGGAGAATGCACCACGCTCTCGAGGGTTCGTATGGGTCAGAACTACTTGAGTGGATCCATTCCTCGGGGATTTCTCTACCTACCGGAGCTGTCACTGATGGAATTGCAGAATAATTATCTTACTGGAGTGATAGCGGAGGAGCCAGCAAAGAAGCCTGCGAAACTCGGCCAGCTGAATCTCTCAAACAACAGGTTGTTTGGGACTATTCCATCATCCATCGGAAACTTCTCGGCATTGCAGATTCTTCTCCTCGGCGGTAACCAGTTCGCAGGGCCGGTACCACCTCAGGTGGGCCTCCTGAAGCATGTGCTGAAGATAGATATGAGCAGGAACAACTTCTCTGGTACAATTCCTCCGGAGATGGGGGATTGCCTCTTGCTGACATACTTGGACTTGAGCCAAAACCAGCTCAGCGGACCGATCCCAGCTCGAATCTCTCAAATTCGCATACTGAACTATCTCAATGTCTCATGGAACCATTTGAACCAGAGCATTCCCAAGGAGATTGGAAGCATGAAGAGTCTCACTTCAGCAGACTTCTCGCACAATGATTTCTCCGGTAGAATACCAGAGACCGGGCAGTTTGCTTACTTCAATGCCTCATCTTATCTCGCCAATCCTCAGCTCTGTGGATCTGTTTCAAATCCTTGCAACTTCTCGGTGGCATCTCAGCTCCGGTCAGACCAACATCATGGTGTCAAATCACAACTCCCAGGAAAGTTCAAGCTCCTCTTTTCGCTAGGCCTCTTAACATGTTCTATTGTTTTTGCTGCAACGGTTGTCATCAAGACCCGGTCGATGATAAGAAGGAACTCCAAGTCATGGAAGCTCACAGCATTCCAAAAGCTAGATTTTGGGAGCGAAGACATCGTAGAATGCCTCAAAGAGAACTACATTATTGGGAGAGGAGGAGCTGGAATTGTCTACAGAGGAACCATGCCAAACGGGGAGCAGGTTGCAGTGAAGCGTTTGCTAGGGATAAGCAAAGGGTCTTCACATGATAATGGATTCTCTGCGGAGATCCAGACTTTGGGTAAGATCAGGCATCGGTATATTGTCAGGTTGCTGGCATTCTGCACTAATAAGGAGACTAATTTGCTCGTCTACGAGTACATGCGGAGTGGAAGCTTGGGAGAAGTGCTTCATGGGAAGAGAGGAGGCTATCTCAATTGGCAAATTAGGCTCAGGATTGCAACAGAGGCAGCGAAGGGATTGTGCTACTTGCACCATGACTGCTGCCCTCCCATACTTCACAGAGATGTCAAGTCCAACAACATTTTATTGGATGCAGACTTTGAAGCTCATGTCGCGGACTTTGGCCTAGCAAAATATTTGAGGGACACCGGAGCCTCCGAGTGCATGTCAGCCATCGCTGGTTCTTATGGCTACATTGCTCCAG AGTATGCATACACTCTGAAGGTTGATGAGAAGAGCGACGTTTACAGCTTTGGAGTTGTTCTTTTAGAGCTGATCACCGGTAGGCGACCAGTGGGGGACTTTGGAGAGGAAGGACTAGATATTGTCCAGTGGGCAAGGATGAACACAAATTGGAGCAAAGAAGGGGTGGTGAAGATTTTAGACCCAAGGCTCATCAATGTTCCATTGGAGGAGGCCATGCAGGTGTTCTTCGTGGGGATGCTCTGCGTCCAAGAGCAGAGCGTCGAGCGGCCCACCATGAGAGAGGTCGTCCAGATGCTCGAGCAGACGAAGCAGCCATTCGGCTTTCAGACACGCTGA